From Rhizobium sp. Pop5:
CGGCCTGCTCGACACGCATTTTGCCGTCGTCATGGTCTATATCGCTCTCGGCGTTCCCCTGGCGACATGGCTATTGAAGAGCACGGTCGACGGCATTCCACGCAGCCTCGACGAGGCGGCGATGATCGACGGCTGCAACCGCTTCTCGGTCTTCTGGCGCATCATCCTTCCCCTGTCAGCGCCGGGCATCGCGTCGGTCTTCATCATCACGGTCATTGCCGGCTGGTCGCAATTCCTGGTGCCTTTCCTGCTGCTCACCAAAAATGACCTGATGCCGATCGGCGTCGGAATCTTTAACTTCCGCGGCATGCAGACCGACTCGTCCATCCAACTGCTTGCCGCCGCCTGCCTGATCTCGGTCGTTCCGGCGATCGTGGCCTTCCTGTCGCTCCAGAGGCTGATCCTCGGCGCGATGACCAGCGGCGCGGTGAAGGGATGAGAGGATCTCATTCACTCTCCACGCGCGAGGAAGGATCGAACGCATGAACCAGACACCGGCCGCCAGGCTCTCTCCCGATCTGACGGGCGCCAATGTCGAGGATGCGGGCGAGCACAACAGGGCGGTCGTCCTGCGCTGCATCCACCGCCAGGCGCCGATTTCGCGCGCCGAGATCGCCAGACGAACCGGCTTCACCAAACCGGCGATCGCCCGCATCGTCGATCGTCTGCTCGACGAGGGCCTGATCATGGAAGCCCGCCGGCGGCACGGCTTGCGGGGCCAACCGGCGATCGAACTCGAAATCAATCCGGACGCCTATTTCGCGATCGGCATCAACATCGACCGCGACCATCTGACGATCCTCGCCGTCGACGCCGTCGGCAATGTGCGCGCCCGGGTGCACCACGAAAAGCGCTTCATCCTGCCGGCGGAATTCATGCAGCTCACGGCGGATGCGATCTCGCATTTCCAGCGCAGCCGGCTGATCGACGATGCGCATCTTGCCGGTATCGGCCTTGCCATGCCGGATTGGCTCGGCGAAATCTCTCTGCTCGGCAAGCCCGAGGCCTATCAGGAATGGACGGAATTCGATGTGCGCGCCGCGCTCGAAAACCTGACGCCGCATCCCGTCTTCATCGAAAACGAGGCCAATGCCGCAGCCCTTGCCGAGCTCGATTACGGCCTCGGCGCGGAAAGCAGCAGCTTCTTCTATATCGCCGTCAATGCCTGCCCGGGCGGCGGCCTCGTTCTCGACGGCAACGGCCATCGCGGCGCCATGGGCCTCAGCGGCGAGATCGGCTGGCTTCCCATCGCCGATGGCGACGGCGAGGCGCACAAGGTCCAGCTTCTCGGCGAGATATTCTCGCTGTTCTTCCTCTATGATTTCCTGGCGAAGCACGGCGTCGAGGTGAATTTTCCGCAGGATCTGCTGACGCTCGATGCGCGCGGCAAGCGCCTCGTTTCTCAGTGGCTGAAGGAGATGAGCGCCCATCTCGCCGTCGCCGTCAAACATATCGCCATGATCGTCGATCCCGACGCCGTGCTCGTCGGCGGCAGGCTGCCGATCCGCATCGTCGATGAATTGCTGCGTTACGTCCACGAACATCTCGACGCCGAGGATACGAACCTGCCCTCGCTCCATCGCGCCTCGATCGGCGAGGACGCTTCGGCCATGGGCGCGGCGGCGATGCCGATGGCGGCGGCGCTGATGCTCGCATCGGCTGATGTGGCCCAACGCACCCGCTCGCCACTCAAGAATATGGATCGGCTGAACAGTTGAAACGGCCGAAAGGCCCGGGAGGATATGGTGAAGATCGGCTTCTATACCTCGACATACAATGACCGCCCGCTGGAGGAAGTGGTGGATTTCGCCGCATCGGCCGGTTTCGAAGCGATCGAGATCGATGTCGGCGGCCATATCAGGACGCCCGAGCGGGTGGAGGATGCCGTCTCGCTTGCCAGAAGCCGCGGCCTCTTCGTCTCCTCCATCACTTTTTTCGGCAACCAGCTCGATGCCGACCGCGACAAGCGCCTGGAGCTTCGGGCAAGAACGTCAGAATTTGCCAAAGCGATCGGCGGCACCGGCGTTCCGATCTTCGTGATCTTCCCCGGCCGAGACGACACGGCGAGCGAAGAAGCCAATTACGACGACTTCGCCGACTTCGCGAACGAGCTGATCGCAGAGACCAGAGAAAGCGGCCTGACCTTCGCGATCGAAAACTGGCCCGGGCCGAAAGACAACTTCATCGGGACGACGCCCAGAGGATGGCAGGAGCTTTTCCGCCGGATTACCGATCGCCGCTTCGGCCTCGAATTCGATCCCTCGCATCTCATCCGCATCGGCGTCGATCCCTATCGGGCGCTCGAGGCGGTGAAGGATCGCATCGCCATTCTTCATGCCAAGGACACGGTGATCGACAGAGAGGCCCTGCAGGCGCTCGGTTATCACAGCAGGGGCTGGTGGCAGTACAAGCTGCCGGGTTTCGGCCTCCTCGACTGGCCGCGTTTCATCAGGCAGGCGCGCGGCCACGGTTTTAACGGCACGCTTTCGATCGAGCATGAGGATGCCGCCTATGGCTGGCCGGGCAAGGATCTGGCCGCCCGCAAAGAGGGCGAGCGCCTCGGCCTCGATTATCTCAAAAGTGTCTTGAACGGACTTTGACGGCGAATTCGGGAGGAGTTTCATGGCCCATGTTTCGGTCAGCAATGCGCGCAAGGATTACGGCGCGTTCAAAGCCATCAAAGGCGTGTCGGTCGATATCGGCGACGGAGAATTCGTCGTGCTGGTCGGCCCCTCCGGCTGCGGGAAATCGACGCTGCTCAGAATGATCGCCGGCCTGGAGGGCATCACCTCGGGCAAGATCCAGATCGGCAGGCACATCGTCAACGAGCTTGCGCCGAAGGATCGCGATATCGCCATGGTGTTCCAGAACTATGCCCTCTATCCGCACATGACGGTGGCGAAGAACATGGGCTTTTCCCTGCGGCTGA
This genomic window contains:
- a CDS encoding sugar phosphate isomerase/epimerase is translated as MKIGFYTSTYNDRPLEEVVDFAASAGFEAIEIDVGGHIRTPERVEDAVSLARSRGLFVSSITFFGNQLDADRDKRLELRARTSEFAKAIGGTGVPIFVIFPGRDDTASEEANYDDFADFANELIAETRESGLTFAIENWPGPKDNFIGTTPRGWQELFRRITDRRFGLEFDPSHLIRIGVDPYRALEAVKDRIAILHAKDTVIDREALQALGYHSRGWWQYKLPGFGLLDWPRFIRQARGHGFNGTLSIEHEDAAYGWPGKDLAARKEGERLGLDYLKSVLNGL
- a CDS encoding ROK family transcriptional regulator, with the translated sequence MNQTPAARLSPDLTGANVEDAGEHNRAVVLRCIHRQAPISRAEIARRTGFTKPAIARIVDRLLDEGLIMEARRRHGLRGQPAIELEINPDAYFAIGINIDRDHLTILAVDAVGNVRARVHHEKRFILPAEFMQLTADAISHFQRSRLIDDAHLAGIGLAMPDWLGEISLLGKPEAYQEWTEFDVRAALENLTPHPVFIENEANAAALAELDYGLGAESSSFFYIAVNACPGGGLVLDGNGHRGAMGLSGEIGWLPIADGDGEAHKVQLLGEIFSLFFLYDFLAKHGVEVNFPQDLLTLDARGKRLVSQWLKEMSAHLAVAVKHIAMIVDPDAVLVGGRLPIRIVDELLRYVHEHLDAEDTNLPSLHRASIGEDASAMGAAAMPMAAALMLASADVAQRTRSPLKNMDRLNS
- a CDS encoding carbohydrate ABC transporter permease — translated: MSGRTGTRLGDALSYLFMLVMFVFFAGPLTYLLSMALRDKREVYRGAARYIPDNPTIQNFITVLNNSYFPIYLWNGLKLAALSGLGVLIVALPAAYAFSRFQFRGKGLSMMSLLLFQMISPLVIMVPLYRYMNRLGLLDTHFAVVMVYIALGVPLATWLLKSTVDGIPRSLDEAAMIDGCNRFSVFWRIILPLSAPGIASVFIITVIAGWSQFLVPFLLLTKNDLMPIGVGIFNFRGMQTDSSIQLLAAACLISVVPAIVAFLSLQRLILGAMTSGAVKG